A genomic window from Silene latifolia isolate original U9 population chromosome Y, ASM4854445v1, whole genome shotgun sequence includes:
- the LOC141631422 gene encoding uncharacterized protein LOC141631422, whose protein sequence is MTILAHRGARLDTSCPLCRSELETPEHLFRSCEVIQHIWRSLSLGIQSMANPTVSFIRWLADHISYLHRSSSTGFSYLLYFFCILRSIWLTRNSIVFEDNKLEPERILHLAEALHLSHSRLPSLRLDDV, encoded by the coding sequence ATGACAATCTTAGCTCATAGAGGAGCTCGTCTTGACACTTCCTGTCCGCTATGTCGATCTGAACTGGAAACTCCGGAACATTTATTCCGCTCCTGTGAGGTCATTCAGCATATCTGGCGTTCTTTGTCGCTTGGCATCCAATCTATGGCTAATCCAACTGTCTCGTTCATCCGATGGCTTGCTGATCATATTTCATACCTTCATCGGTCTTCCTCCACGGGTTTTAGCTATTTGCTTTATTTCTTTTGCATCTTGCGCTCCATTTGGCTCACCCGCAACTCCATTGTTTTTGAAGACAATAAGCTTGAGCCTGAACGGATACTTCATTTAGCTGAAGCTTTACACCTTTCACATTCACGATTGCCTTCTCTCCGCCTTGATGATGTTTAG